TGGACCTGAAGAAGCTGACCATCGTGCCCAACGGCATCTCGCCCGAGGACTGGGCCGGCACGCCGGCCGCGCTGCAGCCCGAGGTGGCGCGGGTGATCGACGCAGCCCATGCCGCCAGCCGCACGGTGCTGGGCTATGCCGGCTCCATGGGCTTGCCCAATGCGCTGGACACGCTGCTGGACGCCGCGGCGCAGCTGCGCGAGGACGCGGTGGAGATCGTGCTGGTGGGCGACGGCCATGAGCGAGAGCGCCTGGTGCGCCGCTTGGCCGACGAGGGCCTGGACAGGGTGCACTGGTGCGGCCCCATCCCCAAGGCCCAGATCCCGTCCTTCCTGGCCGCCATCGACATCGCCTACATCGGCTGGCAGCGGGTGCCCATCTACCGCTTCGGCATTGCGCCCAACAAGCTGATGGACTACCTGATGGCCGGCTGCCCGGTGCTGCACGCGGTGGAGGCCGGCAACGACCCGGTGGCCGAGGCCGGTTGCGGCGTGACCGTGCCGCCCGAATCGCCCGCCGCGATCGTGCAGGGCCTGCGCCAGCTGCTGGCCGTGCCGGCCGAGGAGCGCCGCGCCATGGGCCAGCGCGGCCGGGCCTTCGTGCAGGCCGAACACACTTACCCCGTGCTGGCCGCCCGCTTCCTGGCCGCCTGCCAGCGCGCCAGAGGACAATCCTGATCACCATGAGCACCGACAAGCTGCCGTTTTTGCCCTTCGCCCTGCCCGAGATCGGCGAGGAAGAGATCGCCGAGGTGGTGGACACCTTGCGCTCCGGCTGGGTCACCACCGGGCCCAAGGCCAAGCGTTTCGAGGCGGCCTTCACCGAGTTTCTGGGCGACACCTCGCTGGAATCCATCGCCGTCAATTCCGCCACTGCCGGCCTGCACCTGGCGCTGGAAGCGGTGGGCGTGGGCCCGGGCGACGAGGTCATCACCACCACCCACACCTTCACCGCCAGTGCCGAGGTGGCCCGCTACCTGGGCGCCGACGTGAAGCTCGTGGACATCGACCCGGCCACCTACTGCATCAGCCCCGCAGCGCTGGAGGCCGCCATCACCCCGCGCACCAAGTGCGTGGTGCCCGTGCACTACGGCGGTCTGGCGGCCGACATGACGGCCATCCTGGCCATCGCGAAGCGGCACGGCCTGAAGGTGGTGGAGGACGCGGCCCATGCCCTGCCCACCACCCACCGCGGGCAGCTCGTCGGCACGCTGGACAGCGACGCCACCGTGTTCAGCTTCTACGCCAACAAGACCATGACGACAGGCGAGGGCGGCATGCTGGTGACGCGCCACCCCGAGGTGGCCGCGCGCGCCAAGGTGATGCGCCTGCACGGCATCAACCGCGACGCCTTCGACCGCTTCACCGCCAAGGTGCCCAGCTGGTACTACGAGATCGTGGCGCCGGGCTTCAAGTACAACCTGACCGACATTGCCGCCGCGCTGGGCCTGCATCAGTTGAAGCGCCTGCAAGCCTTCCAGGCCCGCCGCGCCGAGCTGGCTGCGGGCTATGCCCAGGCCCTGGCGGGCCTGCCGCTGCGCCTGCCGCCCCAGCCGCTGGCGGGTGATGTGCATGCCTGGCACCTGTATGTGGTCGAGCTGACCGACGAGGCCCCCATCACGCGCGAGGCCTTCATCGAGTCGCTCTACGCCGACGGCATCGGCTGCAGCGTGCACTACATCCCGCTGCACCAGCACCCGTACTGGAAGGAACGCTATGGCCTGAAGGCCGAGGACTTCCCGCACAGCCAGCGGGCTTTCGAGCGCATCGTCAGCCTGCCGCTCTACACCCGCATGTCCGAGGCGGAAGTAGAGCGCGTGGCGGCCGCCGCCCGCAAGGCCTTGCGCGCCTGAGCCCTGGAACTTGCTGCTGCCCATGGCCAAGCGCCTGTTCGACCTGATTGCCGCCGGCCTGGGGCTGGCGCTGCTGGCGCTGCCCGGCCTGCTGGTGGCGCTGGCCATCAAGCTCGATTCGCCGGGTCCGGTCTTCTTCCGCCAGGAGCGGGTGGGGCGGGGCGGCCGGCCGTTTCGCATCCACAAGTTCCGCACCATGCGGGTGGACGCCGAGCGCCAGGGCCAGCTGACCGTGGGCGCCGATGCGCGCATCACCCGGGTGGGCGCCTTTCTGCGCGCCCACCGGCTGGACGAACTGCCTCAGCTGATCGATGTGCTGCAGGGCACGATGAGCCTGGTGGGCCCGCGACCCGAGGTGCCGCGCTACGTGGCGCATTACCCGGCCGCGCTGAAGGACGTGGTGCTGTCGGTGCGGCCGGGCATCACCGACCCGGCCTCGCTGCGCTTCCGCAACGAATCGGCGCAACTGGCGGCCGCGGCCGACCCGGAGCGCGAATACATCGACGTCATCCTGCCGGCCAAGCTGGCCTGTGCGGCCGACTACGCGGCCCATGCCTCGCTGTGGACCGACCTGGGCGTGGTGCTGCGCAGCCTGCGCGTGCTGCTGACCCGCTGAACCTTTCACCATGAGCACCCCCTCACTCACCGTCTGGCACCGCCTGGATCGCTTCCTGGCCCGCTTGCGTCCCCACCGCGTGCCGCTGTCGCTGGCCATCGACGCGGTCATGGTCGTCCTGGCCTGGCATGCCACCTACCTGTTCCGCATGGGCTTCGAGCGCTGGCTGCACGAGCGCCCGCCTTACGACATCTGGGTGCTGGTGGGCGTGGTGGTGGTGTACCTGTCGGCCTTCGTCGCGCTGCGCGTGCCGCAGGGCATGTGGCGGTTTTCGGGCTTCGGCGAGATCAAGCGACTGACCGGGGCCTGCCTGGTGGCCGGGGTGGTCAGCGCCGCGGGCACCATGGGGCTGCAGCTCTATGGCGTGCCGCGGGCCGTGCTGGCCCTGCACCCTTTCGTGGCCCTGATGGCGGTCAGCGGCGTGCGCCTGCTGTACCGCGCGCTGTACGAGCACGCGCGGGCGCGCATCAGCGGCCAGGGTGGGCCGGAGCGCCGCGCCCTGGTGCTGGGCGCGGGTGAGGCCGCCAAGCGCCTCCTGGCTGGCATTCAGCACCAGGGCTGGGCCGTGCTGGGCCTGCTGGACGACGACCCCGCCAAGCTGGGGGCCCGCATCGCCGGTGTGCCGGTGCTGGGGCCGCTGACAGCCGTGCAGGACCCGGGCGTGCGCGGCGAGGCCACGCATCTGATCATTGCGCTGCCGGCGGCCACCGCGGCGCAGCGGCGCCGTGCGGTCGAACTGGCTGGCGCCACGGGCCTGCCGGTGCTGACCGTGCCCTCGGCCGAAGAACTGCGCAGCGGCCAGGCCGCGGTGGACCGGGTGCGCGACATCGAGCCCGAGGATCTGCTGGGCCGCGAGCCGGTGCAGCTCGACGAGAACGGCATCGGCGAGGTGCTGCGCGGCAAGACCGTGCTGGTGACGGGCGGCGGCGGCAGCATCGGCAGCGAGTTGTGTCGCCAGGTGGCCCGCTACCAGCCAGCCCGGCTGGTGGTGGTGGAACTCTCCGAGTTCAACCTCTACTCCATCGAGCAGGACCTGGCGCTGCGCTTCCCGCAGCTGGAAGTGGTCAAGCTCATCGGCGACGTGAAGGACCTGGAGGGGCTGCGCGCCATCTTCCAGCGGACCAAGCCGCAGGTAGTCTTCCATGCTGCAGCCTACAAGCACGTGCCGCTCATGGAGGTGGACAACGCCTGGGCTGCGTTGCGCAACAACACCCTGGGCACCTACCACGCCGCGCAGGCCGCCGCCGAGGTGGGGGCCGAGCGCTTCGTGCTGATCAGCACCGACAAGGCGGTGAACCCCACCAATGTGATGGGTGCCACCAAGCGGGCAGCGGAGCTGGTCATCTCGGCCATGGCGGCTGAACACAAGGGCACCCGCTTCATGGCGGTGCGCTTCGGCAATGTGCTGGGCAGCAGTGGCAGCGTGATCCCGAAGTTCAAGGAGCAGATCGCCCGCGGTGGACCGATCACCGTGACCCATCCGGAGATCATTCGCTACTTCATGACCATCCCCGAGGCGGCCCGTTTGGTG
This sequence is a window from Ideonella dechloratans. Protein-coding genes within it:
- a CDS encoding glycosyltransferase family 4 protein; the protein is MNILYLNHYAGTPALGMEYRPYYLAREWVRTGHRVTMVAADFSHVRARQPQAGTDVVDGITCHWLPTPPYQGNGLGRVKNIWAYLKQVWQRTPALIAEARPDVVIASSTYPMDIWVARRIARRAGAVLVFEVHDLWPLSPIELSGMSPHHPFALLCGWAEKTAYRDADVVVSMLPKVHEHMASRGLDLKKLTIVPNGISPEDWAGTPAALQPEVARVIDAAHAASRTVLGYAGSMGLPNALDTLLDAAAQLREDAVEIVLVGDGHERERLVRRLADEGLDRVHWCGPIPKAQIPSFLAAIDIAYIGWQRVPIYRFGIAPNKLMDYLMAGCPVLHAVEAGNDPVAEAGCGVTVPPESPAAIVQGLRQLLAVPAEERRAMGQRGRAFVQAEHTYPVLAARFLAACQRARGQS
- a CDS encoding DegT/DnrJ/EryC1/StrS family aminotransferase, which translates into the protein MSTDKLPFLPFALPEIGEEEIAEVVDTLRSGWVTTGPKAKRFEAAFTEFLGDTSLESIAVNSATAGLHLALEAVGVGPGDEVITTTHTFTASAEVARYLGADVKLVDIDPATYCISPAALEAAITPRTKCVVPVHYGGLAADMTAILAIAKRHGLKVVEDAAHALPTTHRGQLVGTLDSDATVFSFYANKTMTTGEGGMLVTRHPEVAARAKVMRLHGINRDAFDRFTAKVPSWYYEIVAPGFKYNLTDIAAALGLHQLKRLQAFQARRAELAAGYAQALAGLPLRLPPQPLAGDVHAWHLYVVELTDEAPITREAFIESLYADGIGCSVHYIPLHQHPYWKERYGLKAEDFPHSQRAFERIVSLPLYTRMSEAEVERVAAAARKALRA
- a CDS encoding sugar transferase encodes the protein MAKRLFDLIAAGLGLALLALPGLLVALAIKLDSPGPVFFRQERVGRGGRPFRIHKFRTMRVDAERQGQLTVGADARITRVGAFLRAHRLDELPQLIDVLQGTMSLVGPRPEVPRYVAHYPAALKDVVLSVRPGITDPASLRFRNESAQLAAAADPEREYIDVILPAKLACAADYAAHASLWTDLGVVLRSLRVLLTR
- a CDS encoding polysaccharide biosynthesis protein gives rise to the protein MSTPSLTVWHRLDRFLARLRPHRVPLSLAIDAVMVVLAWHATYLFRMGFERWLHERPPYDIWVLVGVVVVYLSAFVALRVPQGMWRFSGFGEIKRLTGACLVAGVVSAAGTMGLQLYGVPRAVLALHPFVALMAVSGVRLLYRALYEHARARISGQGGPERRALVLGAGEAAKRLLAGIQHQGWAVLGLLDDDPAKLGARIAGVPVLGPLTAVQDPGVRGEATHLIIALPAATAAQRRRAVELAGATGLPVLTVPSAEELRSGQAAVDRVRDIEPEDLLGREPVQLDENGIGEVLRGKTVLVTGGGGSIGSELCRQVARYQPARLVVVELSEFNLYSIEQDLALRFPQLEVVKLIGDVKDLEGLRAIFQRTKPQVVFHAAAYKHVPLMEVDNAWAALRNNTLGTYHAAQAAAEVGAERFVLISTDKAVNPTNVMGATKRAAELVISAMAAEHKGTRFMAVRFGNVLGSSGSVIPKFKEQIARGGPITVTHPEIIRYFMTIPEAARLVLQAAAIGESGQVLVLDMGEPVKIVDLAKTMIRLAGKTEQEIPIVFTGLRPGEKLYEELLADADATLPTRIERLRVARLLTPLQGERAMGQWLRDQLALKLPPDDVIRFNLKEVVREFQG